One window from the genome of Enterobacteriaceae bacterium Kacie_13 encodes:
- a CDS encoding CocE/NonD family hydrolase, with product MSTKRIVTDFPHAVTVTEHLWIPLGDGTRLAARLWLPDDAESQPVPAILEYIPYRKRDGTRTRDEPMHGFFAGNGYAVLRVDMRGSGESDGLLADEYLLQEQDDALEVIDWITRQSWCSGNVGMMGKSWGGFNGLQVAARRPAALKAVITVCSTDDRYADDIHYKGGCLLNDNLWWGGIMLAYQSRPADPALVGDSWHKDWINRLENMPFFPALWMEHPLRDAYWQHGSVCEDWSAIQCPVMAIGGWADAYSNAVFRLMDNLQVPRRAILGPWAHIYPQDGTPEPAIGFLQEAVRWWDHWLKGKDNGAMDGPMIQTWLQDSQPASAMRPVSRGEWVGFDGGTASNVHHSPRWLTRGQLNTQPDADAGVINICSPQNHGLMAGEWMGAGVPGEMPPDQRVDDGMAEFFDGEPLAEPLTIFGFPQFTVELSSDKPAAMLYVRLSDVAPDGSVNRVTHGWLNLTHLQGHDKSVPLIPGQKVRVPVQLDGIAHRFAAGNRMRISLATTFWPMIWPMAEAATLTVDLHSAQLILPVCAQPVSIAGPISEPQSAAPTPQTLLSPGRVDRNISYDFLTDSWTCVTHGVGGVFGEGVYRFDDIDTTVDHSLRRELTVSNGDPLSARYLLTQTMKMGREGWWMEAVITLEMRSDLTHFIVSGDMVVSLNGEEEVSRYWHEKVKR from the coding sequence ATGAGCACCAAACGCATCGTGACCGACTTTCCTCACGCCGTCACCGTGACCGAACATCTGTGGATCCCGCTTGGCGACGGCACGCGCCTTGCTGCCCGCCTGTGGCTGCCAGATGATGCCGAAAGCCAGCCAGTTCCGGCGATCCTCGAATACATTCCATACCGCAAACGTGACGGTACCCGCACCCGCGACGAACCGATGCACGGTTTCTTTGCCGGCAATGGCTACGCAGTACTGCGCGTAGACATGCGCGGCAGCGGCGAATCCGACGGCCTGCTGGCCGATGAATATCTGTTGCAGGAACAGGACGACGCACTGGAAGTGATCGACTGGATCACCAGGCAAAGCTGGTGCAGCGGCAATGTCGGCATGATGGGTAAATCCTGGGGCGGCTTTAACGGTTTGCAGGTCGCTGCTCGCCGCCCGGCTGCGCTGAAAGCCGTTATCACCGTCTGTTCCACTGACGACCGCTACGCCGACGACATCCACTACAAAGGCGGCTGTTTGCTCAACGATAATCTCTGGTGGGGCGGTATCATGCTGGCCTACCAGAGCCGTCCGGCGGACCCGGCGCTGGTGGGTGACAGCTGGCATAAAGACTGGATTAACCGCCTTGAAAATATGCCGTTCTTCCCTGCACTGTGGATGGAGCATCCGCTGCGCGACGCTTACTGGCAGCACGGTTCGGTGTGTGAAGACTGGTCGGCCATTCAGTGTCCGGTGATGGCGATCGGTGGCTGGGCGGATGCGTACAGTAATGCCGTGTTCCGTCTGATGGACAATTTACAGGTCCCACGCCGCGCCATCCTCGGCCCGTGGGCGCATATCTACCCGCAGGATGGCACGCCGGAACCGGCGATCGGTTTCTTACAGGAAGCGGTTCGCTGGTGGGATCACTGGCTGAAGGGCAAAGATAACGGCGCGATGGACGGCCCGATGATTCAGACCTGGTTGCAGGACAGCCAGCCAGCCTCGGCGATGCGGCCGGTGAGTCGCGGCGAGTGGGTCGGATTTGATGGCGGCACCGCCAGCAATGTGCATCACAGCCCGCGCTGGCTGACGCGCGGCCAGCTGAATACGCAGCCGGACGCCGATGCAGGCGTCATCAATATCTGTTCGCCGCAGAACCATGGCCTGATGGCCGGTGAGTGGATGGGAGCTGGCGTACCCGGCGAAATGCCGCCTGATCAGCGCGTTGATGATGGTATGGCCGAGTTTTTCGACGGCGAACCGCTGGCGGAACCGCTCACGATTTTCGGTTTTCCGCAGTTCACCGTTGAACTGAGCAGCGATAAACCCGCCGCGATGCTTTACGTTCGTCTTTCTGACGTCGCCCCCGACGGCTCGGTCAACCGCGTCACCCACGGCTGGCTGAACCTGACGCATCTTCAGGGTCATGATAAATCGGTCCCGCTGATCCCCGGTCAAAAGGTGAGAGTTCCTGTGCAACTGGACGGCATCGCCCACCGCTTTGCCGCCGGAAACCGGATGCGTATTTCGCTGGCCACCACTTTCTGGCCGATGATCTGGCCGATGGCGGAAGCCGCGACGCTCACCGTCGACTTGCACAGCGCGCAGCTTATTCTGCCGGTATGTGCTCAGCCGGTCAGTATCGCCGGGCCGATTTCTGAACCACAAAGCGCCGCCCCGACGCCGCAAACGCTGCTGTCACCAGGACGTGTTGATCGCAACATCAGCTATGATTTTCTCACCGACAGCTGGACCTGCGTCACCCACGGCGTCGGCGGCGTGTTCGGCGAAGGTGTCTATCGTTTCGATGATATTGACACCACGGTCGATCACAGCCTGCGCCGCGAACTGACGGTCAGCAACGGTGACCCGCTTTCTGCGCGCTACCTACTGACGCAAACCATGAAAATGGGCCGCGAAGGCTGGTGGATGGAAGCCGTCATCACACTGGAGATGCGCAGCGACCTGACGCATTTTATCGTCAGCGGAGACATGGTGGTGAGTTTGAATGGCGAGGAAGAGGTGAGCCGCTACTGGCATGAGAAAGTAAAGCGTTAA
- a CDS encoding nickel ABC transporter ATP-binding protein NikE, whose translation MTRTILEMRGLRIETLDGSPLVQDISLKLAAGEVLGLIGESGAGKSTIGLAALGYARQGCRIAGGEVFLDGTDIVSQPSHVKREWRGRRVAYVAQSAAASFNPALTIEKQVCEGPIRHGLMNKEESRQWAVSLFRSLDLPDPENIGKRYPHQLSGGQLQRAMAAMAMSCKPDLLIMDEPTTALDVTTQIEVLVMLRKLVREFNTAALYITHDLAVVAQLADRIMVLRHGKEVETGETQTILENPQQEYTRRLVAEREPALSPLTEGHASSGQPLLTMQKLSTGYNGQRVVHDVSLQLPRGKTLAIIGESGSGKSTLARALVGLLPDTEGTTDFDGMSLSHNYQKRNKETLRRIQMIYQLPDVALNPRQTLLDIIGRPLTFYFGMNKKQARERVEELLRLTELPVKLIDRRPGELSGGQKQRVCIARALAAQPELIICDEATSALDPLVAEEVLNLLRRLQQQLGLSYLFITHDLGTVKRIAHQVAVMYQGKVVASGDTDVVFRAPMHSYTEKLLTSVPEMRTTWLDDVLALRNVPLPASAIPSTGVL comes from the coding sequence ATGACCCGTACAATTTTGGAGATGCGCGGACTGCGCATCGAAACCCTCGACGGTTCGCCGCTGGTGCAGGATATTTCGCTGAAACTGGCCGCGGGCGAAGTGCTCGGGCTTATCGGCGAATCCGGCGCCGGTAAATCGACCATCGGACTGGCCGCGCTGGGCTATGCGCGCCAGGGCTGCCGCATTGCCGGTGGCGAAGTATTTCTCGACGGCACCGATATCGTTTCACAACCTTCCCATGTTAAACGTGAATGGCGCGGCCGCCGCGTGGCCTATGTCGCGCAAAGCGCCGCCGCGTCTTTTAACCCGGCGCTGACCATTGAAAAACAGGTCTGCGAAGGCCCGATTCGCCACGGTCTGATGAACAAAGAAGAAAGCCGCCAGTGGGCGGTTTCGCTGTTCCGCTCGCTCGATTTGCCGGATCCGGAGAACATCGGCAAACGCTATCCGCACCAGCTTTCCGGCGGGCAGTTGCAAAGGGCGATGGCCGCGATGGCGATGTCCTGCAAGCCTGATTTGCTGATCATGGACGAACCGACCACCGCACTGGACGTCACTACGCAAATTGAAGTGCTGGTGATGCTGCGCAAACTGGTGCGCGAGTTCAACACTGCCGCACTGTACATCACTCACGATCTGGCCGTAGTCGCCCAGCTCGCCGACCGTATTATGGTGCTGCGTCACGGGAAAGAAGTGGAAACCGGCGAGACACAAACCATTCTGGAAAATCCGCAGCAGGAATATACCCGCAGGCTGGTGGCCGAGCGTGAACCTGCTCTGTCGCCGCTGACAGAAGGCCACGCATCCTCCGGCCAGCCGCTGCTGACCATGCAGAAATTGAGCACCGGTTATAATGGTCAGCGCGTGGTGCATGACGTCAGTCTGCAACTGCCACGGGGCAAAACGCTGGCGATCATCGGCGAGTCAGGCAGCGGTAAAAGCACGCTGGCACGGGCCCTGGTCGGGTTGTTGCCGGATACCGAAGGCACGACGGACTTCGACGGCATGTCGCTGTCGCATAATTATCAGAAGCGCAACAAAGAGACGCTGCGCCGGATCCAGATGATTTATCAGCTTCCCGACGTGGCGCTGAATCCGCGCCAGACGCTGCTGGACATTATCGGCCGCCCGCTGACTTTCTATTTTGGCATGAATAAAAAACAGGCTCGTGAACGGGTGGAAGAACTGCTACGCCTGACTGAACTACCGGTGAAGCTTATTGACCGTCGCCCCGGCGAACTCTCAGGCGGCCAGAAGCAGCGCGTTTGTATCGCCCGCGCGCTGGCTGCGCAGCCGGAGCTGATTATCTGTGACGAAGCGACATCGGCGCTCGATCCGCTGGTCGCTGAAGAAGTGCTGAATCTGCTGCGCCGTTTGCAACAACAACTGGGGCTGTCTTACCTGTTCATCACCCACGATTTGGGCACGGTCAAACGCATCGCCCATCAGGTGGCAGTAATGTATCAGGGCAAAGTGGTCGCCAGCGGGGATACCGACGTGGTCTTTCGCGCACCAATGCACAGCTATACCGAAAAACTGCTGACCTCCGTACCGGAAATGCGCACCACCTGGCTGGACGACGTGCTCGCCCTGCGCAACGTTCCGCTTCCGGCGTCAGCCATTCCTTCGACAGGAGTCTTATGA
- a CDS encoding peptide ABC transporter substrate-binding protein — MKDHNSPLTKLMQDAQLSRRGFITSASAVGITTAWGLSPFSAFAAEPKKGGVLKLGMSGGNTSDTLDPTLFSDWVPLNQAYMLMNGLIEIDENNQVTPELFSKWEAKPGAAEWIFTVREGVTFHNGKTLDADDILYSINLHRGDKSKSAIKTQLAPITGLTKQGDNQILVTLDGGNADLPYLLADYHLVVVPNGFTDWSHPIGTGGYIFDQYEPGVRSLFKRNPNYWKPDRAFVDAVEVLVINDPTARTNALISGQVHAINRVDFKTVDFLKRSPALNIIRSAGGQHFTFLMDCSVPPYNNNDVRMAIKYGIDRQKILDTVLRGYGSLGNDHPIPKTDRFFNHSLEQRVYDPEKSKFYLKKAGLTDLKIELSSSDAAFAGALDAAALFQGQAQKGGIQVNIKRQPADSYWDDVWMKAPFSMGYWGGRPTADQMFSTAYQSSAKWNDTHWKDDKFDALLLQARSLLDESKRAEIYGELQSIVRDNGGAMIPLFGDYLDAASKKVGGIKPHPMFNFMGGRLAERVWLEA; from the coding sequence ATGAAAGATCATAATTCCCCTTTGACGAAATTAATGCAGGATGCACAACTTAGCCGTCGCGGCTTTATTACCAGCGCTTCTGCTGTGGGTATTACCACTGCATGGGGATTATCGCCTTTCTCCGCGTTTGCAGCCGAACCTAAAAAAGGCGGTGTATTAAAACTGGGTATGTCAGGTGGAAATACCAGTGATACGCTTGACCCGACATTATTCAGCGACTGGGTGCCCTTAAATCAGGCATATATGCTGATGAACGGACTGATTGAAATTGACGAAAATAACCAGGTTACGCCGGAACTGTTCTCTAAGTGGGAAGCCAAACCGGGTGCGGCGGAGTGGATTTTTACCGTCCGTGAGGGTGTGACTTTCCACAATGGCAAGACGCTGGACGCCGATGACATTCTCTATTCCATCAACCTGCATCGTGGCGACAAATCCAAAAGCGCGATTAAAACTCAACTCGCTCCGATTACCGGCCTGACCAAACAGGGTGACAACCAAATTCTTGTCACCCTCGATGGTGGCAATGCCGACCTGCCCTATCTGCTGGCGGATTATCATCTGGTGGTGGTACCGAACGGGTTTACCGACTGGTCGCACCCGATTGGCACCGGCGGTTATATCTTCGACCAGTACGAGCCGGGCGTGCGCTCGCTGTTCAAACGAAATCCGAACTACTGGAAGCCGGATCGCGCCTTTGTCGACGCGGTAGAAGTGCTGGTGATCAACGATCCGACGGCGCGCACCAACGCCCTGATTTCCGGGCAGGTTCACGCCATCAACCGCGTCGATTTCAAAACCGTCGATTTTCTCAAGCGCAGCCCGGCGCTCAATATCATCCGTTCTGCCGGTGGCCAGCACTTTACCTTCCTGATGGATTGCAGCGTCCCGCCGTACAACAACAACGACGTGCGCATGGCGATAAAATACGGCATCGACCGGCAGAAAATTCTCGATACTGTGCTGCGCGGTTACGGCTCGCTGGGTAACGATCATCCGATCCCGAAAACAGACCGCTTCTTCAATCACAGTCTCGAGCAGCGGGTTTACGATCCTGAAAAATCAAAGTTCTACCTGAAAAAAGCCGGTCTGACCGACCTCAAAATCGAGCTGTCCTCCTCCGATGCCGCCTTTGCCGGAGCATTAGACGCCGCCGCTCTGTTCCAGGGACAGGCGCAAAAAGGCGGTATTCAGGTCAACATCAAACGCCAGCCCGCCGACAGTTACTGGGACGACGTGTGGATGAAAGCGCCATTCAGCATGGGCTACTGGGGTGGCCGCCCGACGGCGGATCAGATGTTCTCCACCGCCTATCAGTCCAGCGCAAAATGGAACGATACCCACTGGAAAGATGACAAGTTCGACGCCCTGCTCCTTCAGGCGCGTTCGCTGCTCGATGAAAGCAAACGCGCCGAAATCTACGGCGAACTGCAAAGTATCGTGCGTGACAACGGCGGCGCAATGATCCCACTGTTCGGTGATTACCTCGATGCGGCGAGCAAAAAAGTCGGCGGTATCAAACCGCACCCGATGTTTAACTTCATGGGTGGTCGTCTGGCCGAGCGCGTCTGGCTGGAGGCATGA
- a CDS encoding ABC transporter permease subunit, whose product MNRYFINIPLSAWIGIVIIAVNLLAAVFAPWLAPHSETEQVGDIWLLPSAATPFGTDSLGRDMLSRILFGARTTIAIALTITFSSFIIGIVTGFTAAIYGKWVDVVLSRVVDTVMSIPVLIFALIVLSVMGTSIPVLVLTIALLDATRVFRLARLVAQTIVCQEYVEAARLRGEGLRWVLFKEILPNALPPLLAEFGMRFCFTFLFIAGLSFLGLGIQPPYADWGSMVRDNAQAINFGQFAPLYPAAAIALLTIGVNLVVDWLLARNSLPHGDEA is encoded by the coding sequence ATGAACCGTTATTTCATTAATATCCCGCTGTCGGCCTGGATTGGCATTGTGATTATTGCGGTGAATCTGCTGGCGGCGGTCTTTGCGCCGTGGCTTGCGCCGCACAGCGAAACGGAACAGGTGGGCGATATCTGGCTGCTGCCTTCCGCCGCCACGCCGTTTGGTACCGACAGCCTCGGGCGCGATATGCTTTCACGCATCCTGTTTGGCGCCCGTACCACCATTGCCATTGCGCTGACCATCACCTTCAGCTCCTTCATCATTGGCATCGTCACTGGCTTTACCGCTGCGATTTATGGCAAATGGGTGGACGTTGTGTTGTCGCGCGTCGTGGATACCGTGATGTCGATTCCGGTGCTGATTTTTGCACTGATCGTCCTTTCGGTGATGGGCACCTCAATTCCGGTGCTGGTGCTGACCATCGCCCTGCTGGATGCCACACGCGTTTTCCGTCTGGCACGGCTGGTGGCGCAGACGATTGTCTGTCAGGAATATGTTGAAGCGGCACGTCTGCGCGGTGAAGGTCTGCGCTGGGTGCTGTTCAAAGAGATCCTGCCCAACGCCCTGCCGCCGCTGCTGGCGGAGTTCGGGATGCGTTTCTGTTTTACCTTCCTGTTTATCGCAGGCTTAAGTTTCTTAGGTTTAGGCATCCAGCCGCCGTACGCCGACTGGGGCAGCATGGTGCGCGACAACGCACAGGCGATTAACTTCGGCCAGTTCGCCCCGTTGTATCCGGCGGCGGCGATTGCCTTGCTGACCATTGGCGTCAATCTGGTGGTTGACTGGCTGCTGGCTCGTAACAGCCTGCCGCATGGAGATGAAGCATGA
- a CDS encoding ABC transporter permease subunit, protein MKKRILQRVLLGIITLWLVSVLIFIGTEMLPGDVATAILGQSATPETVAALRLQLGLDEPSVLRYLHWLAGIMHGDLGHSLANGRQISDELLPRLGNTLFLAGYAAVIAIPLAVGLGIASAIWRGSVFDRLANTLTLISISVPEFFVGYILVIAFAIRLTWFPSLAMVDSSSTLADRLYVCTLPMLTLTLVVLAHMLRMTRASVTAVMSSPYIESAVLKGIPRWRIVVSHALPNALAPIINVVAFNLAYLVVGVILVEVVFVYPGIGQYMVDAVTKRDLPVVQACGLLFGGTYIFLNTTADLLAIWCNPRLRHAR, encoded by the coding sequence ATGAAGAAGAGGATTTTACAGCGTGTGCTGTTGGGCATTATCACGCTGTGGCTGGTATCGGTGCTGATATTTATCGGCACCGAAATGTTGCCTGGTGACGTGGCAACGGCGATTCTGGGTCAGAGCGCCACACCTGAAACCGTGGCGGCGCTACGCCTGCAACTGGGGTTAGATGAACCGTCAGTGCTGCGTTATCTGCACTGGCTGGCGGGCATCATGCACGGTGATTTAGGACATTCGCTGGCCAACGGACGTCAGATAAGCGACGAACTGCTGCCGCGTCTGGGTAACACGCTGTTTCTGGCGGGTTATGCCGCGGTCATCGCCATTCCGCTGGCGGTGGGTTTAGGCATCGCCTCCGCTATCTGGCGTGGTTCGGTCTTTGACAGGCTGGCGAATACCCTGACGCTCATCAGCATTTCGGTACCGGAGTTTTTCGTCGGTTACATTCTGGTGATTGCCTTCGCCATCCGCCTGACGTGGTTCCCGAGTCTGGCGATGGTCGACAGTTCCTCCACCCTGGCAGACCGGCTGTATGTCTGCACCCTGCCGATGCTGACCCTGACGCTGGTGGTGCTGGCGCATATGTTGCGCATGACCCGCGCCTCGGTCACGGCGGTGATGTCCAGCCCGTATATAGAAAGTGCGGTGCTCAAAGGCATTCCGCGCTGGCGTATCGTGGTCTCACACGCCTTGCCCAACGCCCTCGCACCGATCATCAACGTGGTGGCATTCAACCTCGCCTATCTGGTGGTTGGCGTGATTCTGGTGGAAGTGGTGTTTGTCTATCCGGGTATCGGTCAGTACATGGTCGATGCAGTGACCAAGCGCGACCTGCCGGTAGTTCAGGCCTGTGGTCTGCTGTTCGGCGGCACCTATATCTTCCTCAACACCACTGCCGATTTACTGGCGATCTGGTGCAATCCGCGCCTGCGCCATGCGCGCTAA